In Thermodesulfatator atlanticus DSM 21156, the following proteins share a genomic window:
- the dsrP gene encoding sulfate reduction electron transfer complex DsrMKJOP subunit DsrP produces the protein MFEKALVGSKKYYALVFFLAGLFLIGLACFIYQMQVGLGITGMSRDVSWGFYVAQFTYLVGIAASGVMVVLPYYFHNYKEYGKLVIFGEFMAIAAVLMCILFILVDIGQTHRVMNVALHPTPNSVMFYDMIVLCGYLLLNIICGWNALSAMYKGTKYPNWVKPFIYISIPWAFSIHTVTAFLYAGMPDRHLWLTAVMAPRFLASAFCSGPALLLIIIYIVKAFTRFDPGEKAIRALAKTITYALIANLFLFGCELFTSLYSNIPGHIHPLKYLFFGLEGHTKLVPWMWTAYFCMLAAAVLLVIPQVRNNLQILPFICILVVIGTWIDKGMGLVIGGFIPNPLEEITEYMPTLPEVMISVGIWAFGFLVITILFKMVVSIMESRRLI, from the coding sequence ATGTTTGAGAAGGCTTTAGTTGGTAGCAAGAAATACTATGCATTGGTGTTTTTCCTGGCGGGCCTTTTTTTAATTGGCTTGGCATGTTTTATCTACCAGATGCAGGTTGGTCTGGGTATCACCGGCATGAGCCGCGATGTTTCGTGGGGTTTTTATGTTGCACAATTTACTTATCTAGTTGGTATCGCGGCGTCAGGTGTTATGGTGGTGCTTCCTTATTATTTTCATAATTACAAAGAATATGGGAAGTTAGTTATTTTTGGTGAGTTTATGGCCATTGCCGCGGTGCTGATGTGTATTCTTTTTATTCTGGTGGATATCGGTCAAACTCACCGGGTAATGAACGTGGCGTTACACCCAACTCCCAATTCGGTCATGTTTTACGATATGATTGTTCTTTGTGGCTACCTGCTTCTTAACATCATCTGTGGCTGGAATGCCCTTTCTGCCATGTACAAGGGCACAAAATACCCCAACTGGGTAAAACCTTTTATTTATATTTCTATCCCGTGGGCCTTTAGTATTCACACGGTTACGGCCTTTTTGTACGCCGGTATGCCTGACCGCCACCTCTGGTTAACTGCTGTTATGGCACCTCGCTTTTTGGCTTCGGCTTTTTGTTCTGGGCCTGCGTTGCTTCTCATCATTATTTATATTGTCAAAGCCTTTACTAGGTTTGATCCTGGTGAAAAGGCTATCAGGGCCCTTGCCAAGACCATTACTTACGCCTTGATTGCCAACCTATTCCTGTTCGGTTGTGAGTTATTTACATCACTTTACAGTAATATCCCCGGACATATTCATCCCCTTAAGTATCTCTTCTTTGGCCTTGAGGGGCATACCAAGCTTGTCCCCTGGATGTGGACTGCTTATTTTTGTATGCTTGCAGCAGCTGTTCTTCTAGTGATTCCCCAGGTGCGTAATAACCTTCAGATTCTACCTTTTATATGTATCCTTGTGGTTATCGGAACCTGGATTGATAAAGGCATGGGGCTTGTTATTGGAGGTTTTATTCCTAATCCTTTAGAAGAAATAACCGAATATATGCCTACACTTCCTGAGGTCATGATTTCCGTCGGTATTTGGGCCTTTGGGTTCCTGGTAATCACCATTCTTTTCAAGATGGTTGTCTCCATAATGGAAAGCAGAAGGTTAATCTAG
- a CDS encoding cobyrinate a,c-diamide synthase, translating to MTPEFEFPRLLISAQKGGAGKTLFSLGLLAALVAEGKKVVPFKKGPDYIDAGWLSYAAKYSCYNLDPFFMSHEVILSSFVTHALEGNLSVIEGNRGLLDGVDIEGTCSSAQLARILKAPVILVLDCTKVTRSLAAFVKGCQAIEPDIVIGGVILNQIVRPRHEKIITQSIEKYTGLEVLGILPRLKKFSFPMRHLGLLPWQEHGEGEIVVQRLAQAVKENVNLERICEIARKAPPLKGKPFAWAKRESLVKIGVFRDKAFQFYYPENLAFLESLGAEILYLDALRDKSLPADIHALYIGGGFPETQGEALEANRSLREDLREAANAGLPIYAECGGLMFLGRRIIWRGKVFEMVGALPVDFEVKDRPQGHGYVKATIIEKNPFYEPGTKIVGHEFHYSKPINCTPSEITLCMKLDKGHGFCDKLDGVVYRNIFGAYTHVHVLGQPAWALGLLKAALNWKEGISSNMRDVLQPRSLVLNGINQTIKLK from the coding sequence ATGACACCGGAATTTGAATTTCCCCGGCTACTTATTTCCGCACAAAAAGGCGGTGCCGGCAAGACTTTATTTTCCCTAGGACTATTAGCCGCGCTTGTTGCTGAGGGTAAAAAGGTCGTACCTTTCAAAAAAGGTCCTGATTATATCGACGCAGGCTGGCTTTCTTACGCGGCTAAGTATTCTTGCTATAACCTTGATCCTTTTTTCATGTCTCATGAAGTTATTTTGTCTTCTTTTGTTACCCACGCTTTAGAGGGGAATCTTTCTGTTATCGAAGGCAATAGAGGGCTCCTAGATGGAGTTGACATTGAGGGCACCTGTAGCAGCGCGCAGCTTGCAAGAATTCTAAAGGCTCCTGTTATTCTAGTCCTTGATTGTACCAAGGTTACCCGTTCCTTGGCGGCTTTTGTTAAGGGCTGCCAGGCAATCGAGCCAGATATCGTTATTGGGGGCGTAATTCTTAATCAAATAGTGCGTCCTCGCCACGAAAAAATAATTACTCAGTCTATCGAAAAATATACCGGCCTTGAAGTTTTAGGGATTCTTCCACGGCTTAAGAAATTTTCTTTTCCCATGAGGCATCTGGGACTTTTACCTTGGCAGGAACATGGCGAGGGAGAAATAGTAGTTCAAAGACTTGCGCAGGCTGTAAAAGAAAATGTTAACCTCGAAAGAATTTGCGAAATTGCCAGGAAAGCTCCGCCTTTAAAGGGAAAACCTTTTGCCTGGGCCAAGCGAGAATCTCTCGTAAAAATAGGAGTTTTTAGAGACAAGGCTTTTCAATTTTATTATCCTGAAAATCTCGCTTTTCTTGAATCACTTGGAGCAGAAATCCTTTACTTGGACGCGTTGAGAGATAAGTCTTTACCTGCTGACATTCATGCCCTTTATATTGGTGGAGGTTTTCCAGAAACGCAAGGCGAAGCCCTTGAGGCCAATCGTTCCTTAAGAGAGGATTTGCGAGAGGCGGCAAATGCGGGCCTTCCCATCTATGCTGAATGTGGTGGCCTTATGTTTTTGGGCCGACGCATCATCTGGCGTGGTAAGGTTTTTGAGATGGTAGGGGCTTTACCCGTTGATTTTGAGGTCAAGGATAGACCCCAGGGGCATGGATATGTTAAAGCCACCATTATTGAAAAAAATCCCTTTTATGAACCAGGAACCAAAATCGTAGGGCATGAATTTCATTATTCAAAACCTATTAATTGCACTCCCAGCGAAATTACGCTATGCATGAAACTGGATAAAGGTCATGGGTTCTGTGATAAGTTAGATGGTGTCGTTTATCGCAATATTTTTGGGGCTTATACCCATGTCCACGTTTTAGGGCAGCCTGCGTGGGCGTTGGGATTGCTTAAGGCGGCGCTCAACTGGAAAGAAGGAATTTCCTCAAATATGAGAGACGTATTGCAACCTCGTAGTTTAGTGTTAAATGGGATAAATCAAACTATAAAATTAAAATGA
- the dsrJ gene encoding sulfate reduction electron transfer complex DsrMKJOP subunit DsrJ: MHDAGKVIAGIIVFVVFVTLPFWYNLGKAAPRVEVELPKQYKECVEPKEWMIREHMQLLNKWRDAVVREGKKYYVNSKGERYQMLFQKGCLKCHDNRQKFCDRCHNFVEAKPYCWNCHISPEEKEGWATKEANLTEEASLKQPASHH; this comes from the coding sequence ATGCATGATGCCGGCAAAGTAATCGCAGGGATAATAGTCTTTGTGGTCTTTGTGACGCTGCCTTTTTGGTACAACTTAGGCAAAGCAGCGCCGCGGGTAGAAGTTGAGCTCCCCAAACAATACAAAGAATGCGTTGAGCCTAAAGAATGGATGATTAGGGAGCACATGCAACTACTCAACAAGTGGCGCGATGCAGTGGTTCGTGAAGGAAAAAAATATTATGTCAACTCCAAAGGTGAACGTTATCAAATGCTCTTTCAAAAGGGCTGTTTAAAATGTCACGACAATAGACAAAAGTTCTGTGACAGGTGCCATAATTTTGTGGAGGCCAAACCTTATTGTTGGAATTGTCATATTTCCCCGGAGGAGAAAGAAGGATGGGCGACAAAAGAAGCAAATTTAACAGAAGAAGCTTCCTTAAAGCAGCCGGCTTCGCATCATTAG
- a CDS encoding M23 family metallopeptidase, with protein sequence MKKILSFVILLLVVGVLAFLSFLFFFKFEGNPPRIEKIALPKALGKQSQLEILIADNRSGLRAVNIYLKQDKKIAKIFEKTYPVDPIWGSSTKEDDLKVVFSPFKLGFKSGKASLIVEIIDGSWRNSLKGNRAVFQKEIVLDLTSPRIVVKSPMHYLVRGGSNLVVYTISEPVVRQGVWVDDLFFEGYPDPKIPNLYYCLIAVPVNTKRIHRVQIEAEDLAGNKASFPVAYYLKPKRYRNDVINISDNFLKRKIPEFWDRYPEIPRDDYLKAFIYINTELRRKNNAKIKELCRKSQIKDFYGKRFFLRLPKSATRALFGDYRTYYYKGQKIGNAYHLGIDLASIAGSPVPAAAGGKVIFADYLGIYGNTIIIDHGFGLFSLYAHLSGFTVAPGDTVKRGQLIGYTDTTGLAGGDHLHFSVLVQGVFVEPLEWFDPNWVKTRIAEKLSF encoded by the coding sequence ATGAAGAAGATATTGTCTTTCGTGATATTGCTTTTGGTGGTTGGTGTTTTAGCTTTCCTTTCTTTCTTGTTTTTCTTTAAATTCGAAGGAAATCCCCCGCGTATTGAAAAAATAGCCCTGCCCAAGGCCTTGGGGAAGCAAAGTCAGTTAGAAATATTAATTGCTGATAATCGTTCTGGTCTCCGTGCGGTAAACATCTACCTTAAGCAAGACAAAAAAATTGCCAAAATTTTCGAAAAAACTTACCCTGTGGATCCTATTTGGGGGTCATCCACCAAAGAAGATGACCTTAAAGTTGTCTTTTCTCCTTTTAAACTCGGGTTTAAAAGTGGCAAGGCCTCTTTAATAGTAGAGATAATCGATGGCTCCTGGCGCAACAGCTTAAAGGGAAATCGCGCGGTCTTTCAAAAAGAAATAGTCCTTGACCTAACCTCTCCGCGCATCGTGGTTAAGTCCCCCATGCACTATCTTGTTCGCGGGGGAAGCAATCTCGTGGTGTATACCATTTCGGAGCCTGTCGTTCGCCAAGGAGTGTGGGTTGATGATCTTTTCTTTGAAGGGTACCCAGACCCTAAAATTCCTAATCTTTACTACTGTTTAATAGCGGTTCCCGTAAATACCAAACGTATTCACCGGGTGCAGATAGAAGCCGAAGACCTGGCAGGCAATAAAGCTTCTTTCCCTGTGGCTTATTATCTTAAGCCCAAAAGATATCGCAATGATGTCATTAATATTTCTGATAATTTTCTCAAGCGTAAAATTCCTGAGTTCTGGGATAGGTACCCCGAGATTCCACGCGACGATTACTTAAAGGCCTTTATTTATATCAACACTGAACTGCGCAGGAAAAATAACGCCAAAATCAAGGAACTGTGCCGTAAATCTCAAATCAAGGATTTTTATGGCAAAAGATTCTTTCTGAGACTTCCGAAGTCAGCTACCAGGGCCCTTTTTGGCGATTATCGCACTTACTATTACAAAGGCCAAAAAATAGGCAATGCCTACCACCTTGGTATTGATCTCGCTTCGATAGCGGGTTCTCCGGTGCCTGCGGCAGCAGGTGGCAAAGTGATTTTTGCTGATTACCTGGGTATTTACGGCAATACCATTATCATTGACCATGGTTTTGGGCTTTTTAGTTTATATGCCCATTTGTCAGGGTTTACCGTGGCACCAGGGGACACTGTAAAACGGGGACAACTCATTGGTTACACAGACACCACTGGCCTTGCAGGTGGAGATCATCTCCACTTCTCGGTATTAGTGCAAGGAGTCTTTGTTGAGCCTCTTGAGTGGTTTGACCCCAACTGGGTAAAAACCCGCATTGCAGAAAAACTTAGCTTTTAA
- the dsrO gene encoding sulfate reduction electron transfer complex DsrMKJOP subunit DsrO yields MGDKRSKFNRRSFLKAAGFASLVGAWASGTAGLLSGRKVKAQPVEGETDKSLKAGRWALVIDTRICAQHPGCTDCIDACHKFHNVPHMPDKKHEIKWIWKTHFHNAFPYQAHEYDSEELHHRPFLVLCNHCERPPCVRVCPTQATFKREDGIVMMDMHRCIGCRFCMAACPYGARSFNWLDPRPYIKEPNPAYPTRMRGVVEKCIFCFDHLRDGELPLCVTSCKYGALTFGDLADPHSEVNKLLREHHSIRRKVMLGTGPSVFYII; encoded by the coding sequence ATGGGCGACAAAAGAAGCAAATTTAACAGAAGAAGCTTCCTTAAAGCAGCCGGCTTCGCATCATTAGTCGGGGCTTGGGCTTCGGGTACAGCTGGTTTACTTTCCGGAAGGAAAGTAAAGGCCCAGCCTGTAGAAGGAGAGACGGATAAGTCTCTTAAGGCGGGGCGTTGGGCTTTGGTAATTGACACGCGTATATGTGCTCAGCATCCTGGATGCACTGATTGTATTGACGCGTGTCATAAATTTCATAACGTGCCCCACATGCCAGATAAAAAGCACGAGATTAAGTGGATATGGAAAACGCATTTTCATAACGCTTTTCCATATCAGGCTCACGAATATGACAGCGAAGAATTGCATCATCGTCCGTTTCTGGTGCTTTGCAACCATTGTGAGCGTCCACCCTGTGTGAGAGTTTGTCCTACACAGGCAACCTTTAAGCGCGAAGATGGTATCGTGATGATGGACATGCACCGCTGCATTGGTTGCCGTTTCTGTATGGCAGCATGTCCATACGGGGCAAGAAGTTTTAACTGGCTTGATCCTAGGCCCTATATCAAAGAACCCAACCCGGCTTATCCCACTCGTATGCGTGGTGTGGTAGAAAAATGCATTTTTTGTTTTGATCATCTTCGTGATGGTGAACTACCCCTATGTGTTACTTCTTGTAAGTATGGTGCTTTGACCTTTGGTGATCTTGCGGATCCACATTCAGAGGTTAATAAACTGCTTAGAGAGCATCACAGTATTCGTAGGAAAGTCATGTTAGGTACTGGTCCTAGTGTCTTTTATATCATTTAG
- a CDS encoding 4Fe-4S binding protein → MFEITVDYDKCSADQECINSCPAQVFDEGEDGKPVIARPEDCLGCETCVEVCPEGAITVTEM, encoded by the coding sequence ATGTTTGAGATTACTGTTGATTACGACAAGTGCAGTGCTGACCAGGAATGCATCAACTCTTGCCCTGCCCAGGTTTTTGATGAAGGTGAAGACGGAAAGCCTGTCATTGCTCGCCCTGAAGATTGCCTTGGTTGCGAAACCTGCGTAGAAGTTTGCCCTGAAGGTGCTATCACTGTTACTGAGATGTAG
- a CDS encoding phenylacetate--CoA ligase family protein, with amino-acid sequence MEPDKTIEYLSREGWRQWHLELLQSNINRVYNRVPFYRKLMDMRDIAPEDIKDLSDLKKLPFTTREHLEENYPYDLFAVPLRDIVRLHTFPGPRTPIVKGFTRGDVTAIRRLTARFLSISGVNSEDIIQICLDPGMSVWITEIKEGAEELGASVIPPDPQNVTNRIRVMKDFRTSVLITTPSYAFYLADFMQKEGISPPKSLRLIIFVGEGIAQEERIRLEQALNVATRSGYGVTEAVGPGMGYECEEKKGYHLAADYFIPEIVDPKTGEDVPPGEVGELVITTLTVKANPLIRFRTGDIARFIPEPCPCGRTTPRISQILAQADGRVSIRGVKISLSYVETLLKQAYGHIPEYLLCIKKKNYLERLYLWVAINEKLFEPSILGLHQVAERFERLFIETFGLECKLKLVERYHLKQVAQGKKIVYLD; translated from the coding sequence ATGGAGCCTGACAAAACTATAGAATACCTATCTCGCGAAGGCTGGCGTCAGTGGCACCTTGAGCTTCTTCAGAGCAATATCAACCGGGTTTATAACCGGGTACCCTTTTATCGGAAGCTTATGGACATGCGGGACATTGCCCCTGAAGACATAAAAGACCTCTCAGATCTTAAAAAACTTCCCTTTACCACGCGCGAACACCTGGAAGAAAACTACCCCTATGATCTTTTTGCCGTGCCCCTTCGGGATATCGTAAGGCTGCACACCTTTCCGGGGCCACGAACCCCTATTGTCAAGGGATTTACCAGGGGCGATGTAACGGCTATCCGTCGTCTTACCGCACGTTTCCTCTCAATAAGCGGTGTTAACTCAGAAGACATTATCCAGATCTGCCTTGACCCGGGCATGTCGGTCTGGATAACCGAAATCAAAGAAGGAGCAGAAGAGCTTGGCGCCTCGGTCATTCCCCCTGATCCGCAAAATGTCACCAATCGCATACGGGTAATGAAGGATTTTCGAACCTCGGTCCTGATTACCACCCCTTCCTATGCCTTTTATCTGGCGGACTTTATGCAAAAAGAGGGGATCAGCCCGCCAAAGAGTCTAAGGCTCATTATCTTCGTGGGAGAAGGCATAGCCCAAGAAGAAAGAATTCGTCTGGAACAAGCACTAAACGTAGCCACCCGCTCAGGCTATGGGGTCACCGAAGCCGTAGGCCCTGGGATGGGCTACGAATGTGAAGAGAAAAAGGGCTACCACCTGGCTGCGGATTATTTTATACCCGAGATAGTTGACCCCAAAACCGGGGAAGACGTCCCTCCAGGGGAAGTGGGAGAGCTTGTAATTACCACGCTCACTGTAAAAGCCAATCCTTTGATCAGGTTCCGCACCGGAGACATAGCAAGGTTTATCCCTGAACCCTGCCCTTGCGGGCGCACTACCCCTCGTATTTCCCAGATTCTTGCCCAGGCTGACGGACGCGTTTCTATTCGTGGGGTAAAAATATCGCTTTCTTACGTGGAAACCTTACTTAAGCAGGCTTATGGCCATATCCCCGAGTATCTTCTTTGTATAAAAAAGAAAAACTACCTTGAGAGACTTTATCTCTGGGTGGCTATTAACGAAAAACTCTTTGAGCCAAGCATTTTAGGGCTCCATCAGGTAGCAGAAAGATTCGAAAGGCTATTCATCGAAACCTTCGGGCTTGAGTGCAAATTAAAACTTGTAGAACGATACCATCTCAAGCAGGTAGCCCAGGGTAAAAAAATCGTCTATCTGGATTAA
- a CDS encoding ATP synthase subunit B family protein, whose protein sequence is MPTSLENILNKIPYLNKIMRPENPPKELEKETQKYLEKAYWEGAPIYAKELWQKAQDYYQKGQKALAQKNYSHAKFYFGKAKEIAQKAEKESLTKRQELKKQAKEKLNKFLELHPELNQSLEGQLKIKLLKELIEAEKFDEFNKEIKNLAEKLDKKRGIAPPPPKATSQ, encoded by the coding sequence ATGCCCACAAGTTTAGAAAACATCCTGAACAAGATACCTTATTTAAACAAAATTATGCGTCCTGAGAACCCTCCAAAGGAATTAGAAAAAGAGACCCAAAAATACCTAGAAAAAGCTTACTGGGAAGGTGCTCCTATATATGCCAAAGAATTATGGCAAAAAGCACAAGATTATTACCAAAAAGGCCAAAAGGCTTTAGCGCAAAAAAACTATTCCCATGCCAAATTTTACTTTGGCAAAGCCAAAGAGATAGCTCAAAAAGCAGAAAAAGAAAGCCTTACCAAAAGACAAGAACTGAAAAAACAAGCGAAAGAAAAGCTCAATAAATTTCTTGAGCTTCACCCAGAACTCAACCAAAGCCTTGAAGGACAGCTAAAGATTAAGTTACTCAAAGAGTTAATCGAGGCAGAAAAGTTTGACGAATTCAATAAAGAAATTAAAAACCTAGCTGAAAAATTAGACAAAAAGAGGGGGATTGCTCCCCCTCCGCCAAAAGCTACATCTCAGTAA
- the dsrK gene encoding sulfate reduction electron transfer complex DsrMKJOP subunit DsrK: protein MAKMPKPDELLKSIDWTPPDKDWMDDVPPEIKPGRFCYPAKKNILEEIGFPNPREWSPLDDDWKLPPNSREIIVDGIIDRLKKYRSFKLFMDICVRCGACADKCHYFLGSGDPKNMPVLRAELLRSVIKGELTWQGRLFGKLAGARKLNEDIIKEWFYYFYQCSECRRCSVFCPYGIDTCEVTMMGRELLHLVGCNINWILEPVRNCFKIGNHLGLQPHTVKENIEFLCWDIEEVTGLKLEVPFNKKGAEVLFVTPSGDYFADPGIYTMMGYIMLFNYLDIDWTMSTYASEGGNFGLFTSHEAMAKINAKIYHEAERLGVRFIIGGECGHMWRVKHQYMDTATGPAPKNLETPRSPITGTVFEHAKSTKMIHICEFTADLIAHGKLDLDPSRNDKYIVTYHDSCNPSRGMGFFEEPRFILKNVCNNFYEMPENTIREKTFCCGSGSGLNTDEFMDMRMRGGLPRANAVKYVHEKYGVNMLACICAIDRAALSTLMNYWVPEVQVCGVHELVANALVFPHEKKGERERELNLRQEPLKPEGEENA from the coding sequence ATGGCTAAGATGCCTAAACCTGATGAATTGCTGAAATCGATAGATTGGACCCCGCCTGATAAGGATTGGATGGATGACGTTCCTCCAGAGATAAAGCCAGGGAGGTTCTGTTATCCAGCTAAAAAGAACATCTTAGAGGAAATAGGTTTTCCTAATCCTCGTGAGTGGTCGCCTCTTGATGACGACTGGAAGCTGCCTCCTAACAGCCGGGAGATAATAGTTGATGGCATTATCGATCGCCTGAAGAAATACCGCTCCTTTAAACTTTTTATGGACATATGCGTCCGTTGTGGTGCCTGTGCGGATAAGTGCCACTATTTCTTAGGGTCAGGCGATCCCAAGAACATGCCTGTTTTGCGGGCAGAGCTTTTGCGCTCGGTTATCAAGGGCGAACTTACCTGGCAGGGCAGGCTTTTTGGCAAGTTGGCAGGTGCTCGCAAGCTCAACGAAGATATTATTAAAGAATGGTTTTACTACTTTTATCAATGTAGTGAGTGCCGTCGTTGTTCGGTCTTTTGCCCGTACGGTATTGACACCTGTGAAGTAACCATGATGGGGCGTGAATTGCTCCATCTGGTTGGTTGCAATATCAACTGGATCCTTGAGCCGGTAAGAAACTGCTTCAAAATCGGAAACCATCTTGGTCTTCAGCCCCACACCGTAAAAGAAAATATCGAATTTTTATGTTGGGATATTGAAGAAGTAACCGGCCTCAAGCTGGAAGTGCCTTTTAACAAAAAAGGCGCTGAGGTGCTTTTTGTAACGCCATCTGGTGACTACTTTGCCGATCCCGGTATTTACACCATGATGGGTTACATCATGCTCTTTAATTACCTTGATATCGACTGGACCATGAGCACTTATGCCTCTGAGGGTGGAAACTTTGGTCTTTTCACCTCTCACGAGGCCATGGCCAAGATTAACGCCAAGATTTATCACGAAGCAGAGCGCCTGGGTGTGCGTTTCATAATTGGTGGTGAGTGTGGTCATATGTGGCGTGTCAAGCACCAGTATATGGATACTGCCACAGGTCCTGCTCCTAAGAATCTGGAAACACCACGCAGCCCCATCACAGGGACTGTTTTTGAGCACGCCAAATCCACCAAGATGATCCATATTTGTGAGTTCACGGCCGATTTAATCGCTCATGGTAAGCTTGATTTAGATCCTTCTCGCAATGACAAGTATATCGTTACGTATCACGACTCGTGTAACCCCTCGCGTGGAATGGGATTTTTTGAAGAGCCACGCTTCATTCTCAAAAATGTTTGCAACAATTTTTATGAAATGCCTGAGAATACTATCCGTGAAAAGACTTTCTGCTGTGGAAGTGGTTCTGGTCTTAACACTGACGAATTTATGGACATGCGTATGCGTGGTGGTTTGCCACGGGCTAATGCTGTTAAGTATGTCCATGAAAAATACGGCGTGAATATGCTTGCGTGTATCTGTGCTATTGATAGGGCTGCATTATCTACCCTTATGAACTATTGGGTCCCAGAAGTGCAGGTTTGTGGTGTACACGAATTAGTCGCTAACGCGCTGGTCTTTCCACATGAAAAGAAAGGCGAGCGTGAAAGAGAACTTAACTTACGTCAAGAACCTTTGAAGCCGGAGGGCGAAGAAAATGCATGA
- the dsrM gene encoding sulfate reduction electron transfer complex DsrMKJOP subunit DsrM, with translation MGAVFALIAALGLVLFVYIGVGLIGLKSLFAVVIPYAAFFVFLGGMIYRIVEWAKVPVPFRIVTTCGQQKSLKWVKRSRLESPYNNFEVLLRMALEVFAFRSLFRNLKAELKGPNLLYGSNKWLWLGAIAFHYCFFVILIRHFRFFSYPVPYWLSILDQQIDAFLHIGIPHFYLTDGIIVAALTYLLLRRLADPKLRYISLASDFMPLFLIFGLVLSGILMRYFIKVDIVQVKEFTLGLVHFSPKVPDVGVIFYIHLFFLCALMAYFPFSKLVHMAGVFFSPTRNLANNSRAKRHEPAPWWKKPKFKTYCEWQEEFKEVLEQSGQPIDEDCYKNKEKQAESK, from the coding sequence ATGGGTGCTGTATTTGCTTTAATTGCGGCGTTGGGTTTGGTTCTTTTTGTTTACATTGGGGTAGGGCTCATCGGGCTCAAGAGTCTTTTTGCTGTTGTTATCCCCTACGCAGCGTTTTTTGTTTTCTTAGGGGGGATGATCTACCGCATTGTAGAATGGGCTAAAGTTCCGGTTCCCTTCCGTATTGTTACCACCTGTGGCCAGCAAAAGTCGCTCAAGTGGGTGAAGCGCAGCCGCCTTGAATCCCCTTACAACAACTTCGAAGTGCTGTTACGCATGGCTCTTGAGGTTTTTGCCTTTCGGTCTCTTTTCCGTAATTTGAAGGCTGAGCTTAAGGGCCCGAACCTCCTTTATGGTTCCAATAAGTGGCTCTGGTTAGGTGCTATTGCTTTCCACTATTGTTTCTTTGTCATCCTAATTCGTCACTTCAGGTTTTTCTCCTATCCGGTGCCATATTGGCTGAGTATCCTTGATCAACAAATTGATGCTTTTCTCCATATTGGTATCCCCCACTTTTACCTTACAGATGGCATTATCGTAGCAGCACTTACTTATCTCCTTTTGAGGCGTCTTGCGGATCCGAAACTCCGATACATCTCTTTAGCCTCTGACTTTATGCCCCTTTTCCTTATCTTTGGCTTGGTGCTTTCTGGCATTCTGATGCGCTACTTTATCAAAGTTGACATCGTCCAGGTCAAAGAATTTACCCTTGGTTTGGTGCACTTTTCTCCCAAAGTGCCGGATGTGGGGGTGATTTTCTATATTCATCTCTTCTTCTTGTGTGCTTTGATGGCATACTTTCCGTTTAGCAAATTGGTCCACATGGCAGGAGTGTTCTTCAGCCCCACGAGAAACCTTGCTAACAACAGCCGCGCCAAGCGCCATGAGCCTGCGCCTTGGTGGAAGAAGCCCAAATTTAAGACTTACTGTGAGTGGCAGGAAGAATTCAAAGAAGTACTTGAACAGTCTGGTCAGCCTATAGACGAAGATTGTTATAAAAACAAAGAAAAACAAGCAGAATCGAAATAA